One Bacillota bacterium genomic window, AAAACTATGAATTCAAAAAAAAGACCAGCAAATTACATTAGCTGGTCTTTTTTAAATGAATTAAATAAATTTATACTTTTCCTCTTGCCCAATCATCAATAAAGGAATATAGTTCTACAAATGTTGGACTTGATGCATTTCTAACGTAAAATCCACTTGTGCTCATTCCAGTTAGTAAAGCATCTTCAGGGGATAAATCTAGCATTAAACCAAGAACAAATCCAGCGTTAAAATTGTCTCCTGCTCCCGTAGTCAGTTTTGGTTTTTTAACATAAGGGCCTAATGCTTCTGAAAAGACGCCGTTTATTACGGTTGAAGAACGGTCAACTGGATGAATCACAACAGAATCAATTTTTAGATAGTGATAAAGAGAAAGATTTAAATCTTCTAAAGATACTTGCATATGAGAAAGACTTGAAGCGTCAAAAAGTTTCAAGACATTTGCGACATCATAGGCTTCTTTTTTGTTTAATCCTAATACTACAAAGAAATATGCAGAAAAAGATTTTAACAAATCAAGTGCTTCAATGATTTCTTTTGCTTCTCGTTTTTCTGGATCAGCAAGATCGACAAAAAATATCGGTTTTCTAGCTCTTTTTGGAAGAAGAGGAAAAATTTCTTTTAGAAGTTGTTTCCATAATTCAGTCATATAAGGAAGCATGGACCAGTTTACTGTCGCAAACAAATCGGTTTCACTTAAAAGTTTAATTAAACCATCTTTTCCAAGAGTTGAAATTAATTTTGTATACGTTACATCATTGAGAGAAGTCATCTTTCCTAGTAATAATTTACCATCATTAAATTCAAGAGCATCTGTGTGTCCGCTGTTTGCGATGGAATACAATGTGACGTTTTCATTCATTTTTAGAAATACTTCATCGATTGAAGGTACGCCTAAAGCTCCTATATAGGTAATGAGTGAATTGTGTTTAGCAAGCGCATTACACATAATTGGACCATTTCCACCAATTTTTTTCTGGATAGGTAATAATTCAATGTTTGTGGAAAGCCCACTAGCTTTTTCGATGCGTTTTGCAAAATCTTCTATTGTTTCAATCCGAGTGACATTTTGACTATCAAGACGTTTGTCAACTACATGAATGATTTCATCAATAAATCCGTCAAAACCAATCACCATCTTTAAATTTTTCGTTTCCTTTTGCGCCAATTTCTCAGCTAGTAACTTTTTTTGAATGTCCATAATGTATCCTTTCAAAATTTAAAATAAGTCTATAAATAGTATATCATAATCTTTTGAATTCAAAACGAATAAAGATAATTAATTCCCATGTTTTAGGATGGATAAGTATACTTAAAAGAAAATGTTCCAGTACCTGATCCTTCTGTTACCATATAAAGAGGAATTCCATAACTGTAAAATAAATCAGTATCTAAATTAGAATTTATGCTAATACCAGTTGATGGAACACTAGATGGTGTGGCGGCGTAAACTCCTCCAATAATACTAACTTTATTTCTTTTTTCATTAAAATTATCACAGAAAAAATAAACATAACCAGAAATCGTATTTCCAAATGTTACATCTCCAGTGGCTATTATAAAGGCAGGGCGACTACTTGTGCCAAACTGTAATGGTCTAGAAGCCGTTAAAGTTCCATCAATGTATAGAGTTCCTGAAATAGTTTCCGAACTAGTCTTAGTTCCATTAATAACCACATTTCCATTTACAACGACATTTCCAATAATATCACTATTAGCGTTCATGGTAAGATTTCCATTAATTACTAAGATTCTATCATTTGGAACGGTCAAATCTTTATCTTTAGGAATTATAACACTTCCTGTGACATACCAATGTCCTAATGCTGTTGGATTTGTTTGTGAGGTCAAAGCAGTTGGAGAAACCGCTTGAAATGACCCTGAAGTTGTTGTTAGACTTTGAATATAGGAGACAATACTATCAAAAGTAGTAAATTCGGTTTGAGGAGTTAACAAAGGAAAATTTGTTTCAATATAAGAAGGTATGTATACTCCAAGTAAAGTAGAAGGAGTAATCAATGGACTTAAATTAAAATCATTTTCCGTTCCAGAATATTGAAAGACTAAATCATAAGTTGAGTTACTAGTAGCAGAACCTGTAATATAGCTTAAAACAGTTTTTGTATCAGAAACGTTTTGAGAAATCATCCATAAATTAGTTCCAATTGATTCAATGGTTACTTCCATGTATGCCGAAAGTGCATTTAAGTAGGTTGGTTCGAGATTTTGATCTCTTACAATGATTTGGATTGTTGCATCAACTTTTTGGACAGCATTAACATATTTTTCTGAAGATTCGATGGAGTTATCAATTAAGGATGCTTGCCTTATAGCTACCGTTAATAAAGTCGCCACAATTGCAAACACAAAAGTGACGATTGCAATCATCAGTGGAAGGCCCATGCCTTTTTTATTTTTAAGAATATTCATACATTGCAATCCTCCTTTACTAAAACTAAAGTTATGGCGTCGCTAATATTTCAAAAGTATATCCAGCGTAAAAAGTATATAAATTAGCAGTGGAAGACTCTAACACAATCTCAAAGACAATATACACATTATTTGAGTCTTCTGTAATTTGAATATTACTACTGGAATGAAGAGAAAAGTAATCGTTTTCGATTGGAATTTGATCTAACAAAATCTCTCCGGGTTCTATATCCATCTCAAATTCAAGAATTGGATCATATACTTCTAACACTACATCATTTTGAATAGGATCAAACACATAAGCAAAATGATTTTCAAGGATAATGCATTCTGAATTATGCCAACAAAGCGAATAATCCGTGGGCGAAAAATCTTGCATCCTAGTTTCTAGAATTCTGGTAATTAATTGTCCTTGTGTATTTGCTTTACCATTTTCTAAGATTTTGGCGGATGCATTTGAAATAATTGTCAAGATGCCAGCAACTAAACCAATTGCAATGGCAAAAATAACGATAGATGCTAAAAGTTCAACTAAACTGACTCCTTTTTTATTGAATGGTTTCATCATAGAGTATTCCTTCTAATTCGATAGTTTTTAAAGAATAGTACTCAATAACAACAGAAAAATGAATGATGTGATATTCTTCCGATTGAATGGTAGGAGCTAAAAAAGTGATAACGACATTTTCATCATAAGAGATACCATCTAGCGTATATAAAAAGCTATCGCAAGAAAATGGGGAACCACTTGTTTGACAGTTAGTTGAATTCAAAATCTTTTCCGAACCATCAAGCCATAAAGCGA contains:
- a CDS encoding type II secretion system GspH family protein — translated: MMKPFNKKGVSLVELLASIVIFAIAIGLVAGILTIISNASAKILENGKANTQGQLITRILETRMQDFSPTDYSLCWHNSECIILENHFAYVFDPIQNDVVLEVYDPILEFEMDIEPGEILLDQIPIENDYFSLHSSSNIQITEDSNNVYIVFEIVLESSTANLYTFYAGYTFEILATP
- a CDS encoding prepilin-type N-terminal cleavage/methylation domain-containing protein yields the protein MIISNKKGFTLIEAVASIFIIASVLAVGITILMNIRIQGISTQRRILAVEVGSLIRDDIITSASYDEVALWLDGSEKILNSTNCQTSGSPFSCDSFLYTLDGISYDENVVITFLAPTIQSEEYHIIHFSVVIEYYSLKTIELEGILYDETIQ